The window tctcatattttattttaaaactaatatataaaagtaagattcACTTACCACTGAcgttttcaacccactttcgattatatttcttaaaactcgtgctaggtcaaatggtgacgaattttagggacggaggaagtagaaAGTTTGGTGGAATGTGTGATCcacttactaaaaatgataaaagtgaaatgaggcATTTATTGGCCGacagataaaagaaaaaatgagacatttaacgGCGGACAAatgaagtttgtttttttgatATATGGGCCGGAAATGGgcatataatttattagtgtGATGTAATTGGGCCATTGTAGCCCAAACATAGAAGcttttctctttaattaaaacacgcactataaatttttaatttaaaaatggagaaatagATCATATGGCATTAATTCATGGGCTGCTCACACAACACAATCATATGGCTGGACTATggtgaaaattataattttatcagaaatgaaaatattgtactattaaacatataaaagtcaattaatttgtagtcaaAGTACTTGTATAAAAAAGATTAGAATTTTGGTATTCAATCTCTTTGTTTGCATTCAATATAGAAATGTagaaaaatgtagaaaaatgaaaacataaatataacaaaGCTTCACATCAGACTAATAATCACTATACAATGCACACATTCTACTTCAACCGATTTGATTTCAATAAATGTAGTTAAATCAAATaaccaaattacaaaatgtTCGTACCTGCAAAGTATCCTTTAAGAAAGGAGTGCAAAAATGCATCAACTTTCACTTATAATTCCTCATTGCTCAATTAATTTACATGCACAAAACACAGGACACACCCAAAATCTCTCTACAAATGTCACAAAACACAAGCTTAATATCGATCACAGCCTAGACCAGTTCGATGTAAGCCATAGGAGCATTATCCCCACGCCTCGGTAATGTCCTGATTATCCTAGTGTACCCTCCTTCTCTGTCCCCGTACCTCTCCCCGACCTCCGCAAACAAGGCGTGGACGATTTGCTTTTCGTAGACGAAGCCAAGGGCTTGTCGTCTCTTGTGCAGGGTCCCGTCCTTAGCCAGCGTGACCATCTTATCGACATACTTCCTCATCGCACTAGCCCTGGCTCGGGTGGTCTTTATGCGACCATACTTGAGAAGCTGGGTGGTCAAGCCTCGTAGAAGAGCCTTGCGCTGGTCGGGAGGCCGGTTGAGCTTGGGCACCTTCCTCCCGTGTCTCATGGCAAAGAAACAGCTTCCGTTGTCCACCGTGGGGAAGCAGTGCTCAAAACTAAATGAATCTGAGGATCAAATTAACCTTATGGTAAGTAAGTACATTACAAAAGGGTTGAATTCCATAAACATACAACTACATCAAAGATAATGATGATAAGATAACAATTGGTAATAGCAAGATTTTTGCAATCATCATTAATACTATGAAAGAGATGAgataaaacaaacatattcTTATCTAACTCATTCAACAGtctaacaaaatcaaaccTTTTCAGTAGTATCATCAAATCCCTCAAAATTAAGCTAACTTTGACATCTGCGAAGACAATCACTTGttccaattttttcatttattttcgaATTCATTCATTCTCCAATATGTACAAAAACCTCTAAAATTATCCATCCATCCGAAAACCCCTAAAATTGAGCAAATAGAAAGCATCGCAAAATCAGTGATTAAACAAAAagtccaattccaattccaattgcATAGTGTTTTTTGTGGTACCTGGAGAAGAGAAGATGGGCAGCAACGGTGCGAGACCGACAAAGGAGTTGAGCGGGCTTGGGGCAGACTTAGGGCGAGCGATTTTGAGGTTTGAAGGAGAGAAGCCGTTGGGAAAGCAAATAGAAGGAGGGGAGGGGAGAGCAGCACGCAGAGAAGAGAGGCTAAACGTTGAAGCAGACGCCATTGTTGGATATCTTGCTACGAATTTGggtggaagaagaagaagatatgcCGCTATCTGTTTTTTATAGTTTGGATTTGTTATAAAACGGTACCGTTTTGGTTctatatcctttttttttaattcttttatttcctTCGCGAATTCAAATAcgcaaaataaattgattttaatacaagggtgaactacaaaattagtCCTTGTGTATGTCTAATCGAACGCTTGAGGTATTAATGTTTCAAAAAATGCACCAGACACCTCTACGTATAGGtacaatatcatttgaagtcttttttcactatttaCGGTCTTTCATGCCCTTCTCATCCtcaatttatttccaaaatgcCACTCCAAGGCATTAATGTCTTTCCATTATTTCTCATATTCCTAGTATAAATAGTTTTAGAAGAATGTGGGGAAaagaatttttatatattattagtatactttaatctttatcagtatttatcaagaaaattaattggagaataaaatatatttaattatcattaaaaCATTCGCTGATAATATGTGCATTATAATTTCTAgtatttctaatttattggtattatgtttatataaaaattattattttaataatttattttacaatattcttaaaattcaaatttgcgAGTGTGGgaaactaatttttatatattattattatactttaatctttattagtatttcttaagaaaaataattgaagaataaaatatacggagtactatttaaCTACCATTAAAACATTCAATGATGATAATATGtgtattataatttatgatattttaataatttatttttaaatattcttaaaattcaaatttatttatattaatgaaatataatgaTGAAATATTGGAAAGACCAAAATGTCCTTAGTggcattttggaaaaaaatggaGGGTGAGAAGGGCATGGAAGACcgtaaataatgaaaaaggatttaaaataatattatatccATATGTAGAGGCGTCtgatgcattttttaaaacatggaTACCTTAGCATTCGATTAGTCATACATAGATGCTAATTTTGTACTTCACTCATCATTAATTCAAACTTCCAGGCAAAATTAATTAGCTATCAATATTAGATTATACTCATCTCtcatcataaataataaacagaAATgcgaaaaataagagaaataaaactaCTAAGTACGAACACTACACACACGTCTTATATTTAATTGGGAAATTGGTTATTAAATTGGTTTCATCAATCGATCATCCATCGCAACAATCAGgctattaaattgaaaaataaaggtACAAGTGTTTAATTGATCAGAGCCTCATTGAATGAACGTTGGCATTTAAAAGTGATGAATGAGTTTTAAAAGGTGAGAATAAGAAAGTGAGAATTGAAGCACTTCTTATAATTATATGGGCCAGAAATGGGCATATAATTTATAGCCCAAACATGGAATGTTTTCTCTTAATTAAAACACGcactataaatttttattttaaaatggagaaatagaTCATATGGCATTAGCTAATGGGAAGGTCACACAACACAATCATATGGCTGGATTATggtgaaaattataattttatcagaaatgaaaatattgtactattaaacatataaaagtcaattaatttgtagtcaaAGTAATTGTATAAGACATTGGTATTCAATCCACTATTTGTTTGCATTCAATCAACAAGAACTTGTACAATAACTAAGAGTAAGGCTACAAActatttttcacaattttgCTATGGATGTCCAATCGATGAGTAATCCCATATTaaaattcgggtacccgaGCTCGAATATAGCctattaaaaacatttaaaaactCCACAACTCCAACTCCATCTCACCGTCACTCTCCACCTCATCCCAACCGAATCTCCGCCCCGGGAACGGCGGAGGCGACATCAGAACCGCCTCCGCCAGCCCCGCCACGCCCGGCGCCCCGCAGACGTCGTACATCCCCGCCCCCGCAGAGGCCTCCCCGCCCGGGCGGAAGGCCTCTGCGGCCGCGGCCGCCGCCCGCCTCAGCTCCCGGGCGTCCTCGGTGGCGGGGACCGCGAGGCGCCAGGCGGAGTCGGGGAAGTTGAGGCGGGCGGCGGAGCCCCGGAGCGCGAGGGCCGCGAGGTCGTGCGCCCTCGCGGCCATCTCGGGGGTGGGGTAGGTCCCCAGCCAGACGCGCTTCTGGCGGCGGGGCTCGCGGAGCTCGCAGACCCACTTGTCGGAGCTCCGGAGGCGCACGCCCCGGTAGACGGGGTGGCGCGTCTCCTTGAACTTCTTCCTGCCGGCACGCCGCTTCGGGCTGGCGTCGGTTGAGTAGGACGGCGTCGTTTCTTGAAAACCTCCCCACTGCATACTTGCTTGCTGTGATTCTGATTAGTTAGTTCAGTTAGAGAGTGTGGAGTGTGTGTGGAGATATATATAGGTGCATGGGGTGTGTGTGAATGGAAAAAATGGTGATAGTGAGAGTGAAGTGGGAAAACATGGGACATACGCAATACACACGATAATACGCGGATAAGAAAAGAGGAAGGTAGTACTTTTTATGTTGACGTGGCACTATACTTTTCTTCTAGTCGTACtaccaaaacaacaaatttgaaataggataatttaattttgactagagatcaaaattgattatctgtaataaaatacttatatattaAGTTTGTATACTTTGGTctcaaataatactccctccgcttCTTCATAATTGAGGCGGAATTTTTTGGCAcgaaattttagaaatgaatgttgggtgtgttaaataaatagataaaaaagtaagagaggggaaaaggtagagagaataaagtataaagtgaataaaatagagagaatgacgtaagagagagtaaaataagaaagaggaaaaagttaccatataaggaaacgactcaactatgaagaaacttcctgaaatagtaaaataactcaattatgaagaaacggagggagtatgttttagtctaaaattaataattcgattaaagaaaaaaaagttttcacacttaaaatatgcatattcttgtggaataaattaaaaaggaaagaatgtATATTCTCGTGGAACGGAGTGAgtatcatttaaataataatatagtagttttataatattagtatgcgatattttttattacgtGCGAAGCCATGAATCTCTGTCCCTTTCAAGCTCTCTTGCCCCTGTCCTCTATGACACATCAATTTggtttttctcattttaaatcATTATCATGACTTTCCAcgttttataattttggtaagaaCAAAATGGATTAACTGCTTGTAAAATTGTGTGATTTGGTTATATTATAGTTTATGTCATAACAttccaaaatttgaatgaccaataaaaacatttcaagAAATTGGAATTACCCTATAACCATTTTCCAAGGCacacatataaaattatggtGATTTAGATAAATAGTGACACACGTATGTATTAACGTGATGACGTGAACGACGTAGTTGTAAGccaaaaaaaacttttaaatttttttcagatAAGTTGATTcattattaagaaatttaaaaattcgtgatttattgttaaaaatttaaaaggttTGGGATATACCATAAATGAGTTATTCTTCGTGACTATGGGCAATTAACTCAatcataaaactaaaattgaagTGACAAGTCAATCTATCAAACGCTCTAGTTTTGAATAttacaatttcaaattatgtACAGAAAACATATCCAACTCATTCATAGGATATCGCATTCTTCTCTCCATTTAAATCCATTCGACAAATCACTTAGAAAATTTTTACCATCAAACCGATTAGACGATGAAGTGCAATTTATTTGGTAAAGACACTTCTTCAtctaaaaagttaaaattcaGAGTCGTGACGAGGTAGATAGAGAACCATTATCAGACTCTCTTAAAAAAGACAACTGCCTCTCATTTGTTCGAAACTGTTCATACTTCATATCGATGGCTAGCTAGAACTTTGTTCAATAACAGTTGAtaggataaaaaataatgaaaagcCCATTGAAGAGCCTTGTTTTTTAAGTGTAAATGGGCCACCATATCTTTATTCATTAATAATGTAATAGAAGGTAAATCCcaattatttcttttgtattttctctctaagaTTTGCATCAAGTTCTATCTAAGACACTTTATTGGGCAATTGAATCGTCACATGGTTATTGTATCAAAAAAATAAGGTGCACACTTGGAACAAATCGTCACTCTCTAGCGCCACATCATGATTTATTATCCAAATATGAAAcccaataataaaattgatataaattgGAAATCATGATAATGTCaacataaaattgataatatatgGAATACTATAAAGATTGGGatgttttcatatttaacaatattttttatcataactttAAATTGGGGCGTTTAAGGATAAAATAATAGGTGGATATAACATAAAGTCTGTGCAAAAGCCCAAGTATTAAAGGCCTTAATAAGGTCCAATACAATGGAAATATGAGAccagtttaattaatttagccCAACCCAAAACTATACCCTTTTATATATCGACATTATCAAACTACTATATGAGTGGTAAATCGATAGTTCCacaacatttattttctattttttttttcttgttgatAGAGTTATTTTCAATCGTTGCAACTAGTgtgtaattattaaaaaattacaatggCCTTCATGATTTTTCCTAAAGCTAGATAATCAATATATGCACATACTAAAagaattaatgattaattggGCCTATATAAGCTGGGGCCTTAGAGTTGTACTCCTAGAAAGGGATATTTCCACACTTGTTAAGATAAAGATGACCACTCACTTCTCAATAATTGTACACTTGTTTACAGTTcaagtagtactagtactttttaattaaataaataaacacatatttttaattgtagaATCACGATGCACTAGAATATATGACATTTGGTCTTAGTCATTTACCACTCTAACATTAGGTTAACACACCATATTTGACAAACATAGTATATGTTTGCTTGTTGAATTATACCGAGAGAGTAATCTGATTCTAACTCATGTAACTTACCAAAAATTCTTTATTACTTTTACCATTGATTTACTCCAAAATTGATATCAAGAAgctttaataaaaataggaatttTTAAATGGTGGTTTTATATTGTTCAAATTGTTGAACTAATACCTAAATTTATAGTAGGTCTAGGATGTAAAGTGTTGaccataaaataaacaaaagaatttatgaatattaaaacCAATTTATGCTACTTAGCTCCATTTCTTCGATTACGGTGGTTCTATTTATATGGGACTTTGGCATTTGTAATATATTCCATTACATCACTTGTTCTTTAAATGATTGGATTGTTTTGGTACAACTTAACTATtttaggagtattaatttggaTGGTAACTCAAACTGTTGTAGTACTTGGATAGTTGTagcttgattttgattttatatttaattattttagataaatcgATCATTTGTGCACACTAGTACTACTAAGTTTTCGTCAGTTAATGGATTTACTATTTACTTTTCCATTAGAATTGACTAAGCATAAATAGTTCCCACTAAAATGAAGCATCAAATGATGACTATACAAAATCTAACAATAAGTTGTTGCCCTAGACCAAAAACTAATTAGCACGAAAAGGAAATACATCCAATATAATCATTTCAATTGATCAACTTATATAACATAAAGTTTTTAATAGAAAggtcaaaaaaatcaaaa is drawn from Salvia hispanica cultivar TCC Black 2014 chromosome 6, UniMelb_Shisp_WGS_1.0, whole genome shotgun sequence and contains these coding sequences:
- the LOC125192801 gene encoding 50S ribosomal protein L17, chloroplastic-like; translated protein: MASASTFSLSSLRAALPSPPSICFPNGFSPSNLKIARPKSAPSPLNSFVGLAPLLPIFSSPDSFSFEHCFPTVDNGSCFFAMRHGRKVPKLNRPPDQRKALLRGLTTQLLKYGRIKTTRARASAMRKYVDKMVTLAKDGTLHKRRQALGFVYEKQIVHALFAEVGERYGDREGGYTRIIRTLPRRGDNAPMAYIELV
- the LOC125196908 gene encoding dehydration-responsive element-binding protein 1E-like, which produces MQWGGFQETTPSYSTDASPKRRAGRKKFKETRHPVYRGVRLRSSDKWVCELREPRRQKRVWLGTYPTPEMAARAHDLAALALRGSAARLNFPDSAWRLAVPATEDARELRRAAAAAAEAFRPGGEASAGAGMYDVCGAPGVAGLAEAVLMSPPPFPGRRFGWDEVESDGEMELELWSF